In Corticium candelabrum chromosome 1, ooCorCand1.1, whole genome shotgun sequence, the genomic stretch CGCTATTTCGTGAGGTATCTCACTGTTTCTAGTATCAGCTATGGTAAAACAATTCAGACTTGAATGACTGTTCTCTATTTTGTCAGTAATGGCTTTGTcactctttctttctttgtcagcAAGCTCTTTGGTTCTCAGTTTATCTCTCTCAGCAAAATTGCACTCTCCTGCTGTAGCACTTCTGTTGGCTATAGATTTGCTATTCTGGTACAAAATGTTTCCTCTGACTTGAGCACCAGTTTTGTAAGAGTTTATTAAATCAATATCCATTCGTTTTCTCTTCAAAGTGAGGCTAGGGTGGTGATCTGTTCTGACGGACTTGCATTTTTTACTTCCTGGTAAAGGGATTAAAAGACGTTTGTTGACGTCAAATATTGATATGTCAACTCCTTTTTGAACATTTATCTTTTTAGTTAATAGCCAGGTTGCCAAGACGTTTCGCAGATATTGTGCATATGTGCTTGGATGGTGATAAATACGAAGCAGAGATTTCACAGGATGACATTGAATCTGTGGAAGCTGTACATACTGCCAAATTTCTTTTGGTCAAAATGATGCAACAGCAATGAAAGCAATGACAATAACTCCACAAGAGGATGAACATGTTTGCACTGGGAAATTGCAGCATTCACGTGAGCAAACATGCTTTCCTTCTGCATCAAACACTGTCTTGTGTAGGGCTAATATTGGATATGCAGTTGTAATGTGTTCATTAAGAAGCTTGTTCAATTCAGTGAATACTTGCTGGGTCTCGACGACTAGGTTAGTTGGAACCGGGTAGCCAAGGGAATCACCATAGAAGGAGAGTTTGGCATCAAAGTCAGTAGCAACAACAGTCCAGTGGTTTCCTGTTAATAGTCGATTGGATGCTACAGCAGTGCCTGACATAGGGTCAATTTGCACATTTATAATCCAAAAAGCTAGTCGAATGCTGGTTCTTCCATGCAGTGCTGTGGTAATATAGTCTTGAAGTCTTGCTTTGTTGTACTCTGATAGTACAAGGCACAAACAATCTTCTGATGACAGGTTCACGATGTTAGCAAGACACTCTAGCAGTTCATCTGACAACCATCTATTACATGCTAACTTTGACAATTGGCTGTTACTAAGACCAGCACATACTGTTGCAGATGCAGATTGATTTAGCAATAGCTCCTTGAACGTTTGTAAAGCATGATTGTCAGGGTGTTCTAGATTCAAATTATTTGGAAGGTTATAGGTCTGACCGAACCATTTTTCTTCCTGAAGAACCTATTAAAAAGTTAAATAGTTATCATTACTGATAGAACATTAGTTCTGGTGCAATAGTGacaggtacatgcatgcacattgtaAGTagctgtgcgtgtgtgtgtgtgtgtgtgtgtgtgtgtgtgtgtgtgtgtgactgtgtgtgtgtgtgtgtgtgtgtgtgtgtgtgtgtatgtgtgtgtgacagtgtgtgtgacagtgtgtgtgtgtgtgtgtgtgtgtgtgtgcgtgtgcgcgcatgTTGTGTTTAGATTTGTTAGAAAGTTGCTATATACTATCTGTgcacaatttattaattaagttattgaCCTCTGATGCTATTCTCTTGGCTTCATGAATTGCAAGGAATTCATGCATTGCATCCAGATCAAAGATTCCAAATAGAAATGATGCACCATAATGCCTGTTCAAAGCCTTTTCGCTAGATTCATTCTCCTTCCTACTCAATGCTCTACTGCATGTTGTACAGGTAGAATGGCTGGGCATCATGCTTCTGTTCTGTGGATCACTGAACTGATTAGTTCCAGTCATGCAAATGATGCTTCCTTTCTCTGGGCTGACATGAGGGAAGATCAGCCTAGTGCAATCTTGACGGGATAGCTCTCTTACAGATCTACGCAGGTCAAATGTACAACGTGAGGCGCAGCCTAGACAGCTCCTGCTACGTAAGGTTTCCTAGCGGAAGTGCCTTCGCTAATTACTACTAGCTAACCTCTTCTTCAACGTGAATGAGACAGAAGCAGGGAAGTTTCTAAACATGCTTTCAGCTGAAAAGAGCGCGAAATTGAACAGACGGGGAATTGCACTGTGACAAGTGCGAGACACCTGCAAACTCACGTGCAGGATAGCCACGGCACGTGTACTAAAAAGTCAAGCACGTGAATCTAGCatttatccgggatatttatCCGGGACTTGAAATAACCGGCCCAAAAAAATTCGCGTGATGCAAGGggagaaagcagtctggaataccgaggctagcATAGCAGTGGAGGGTCaatgttgatataaatattcACCTGTCGGCTTCCGTACTTCCCTCTTTCGTGCCATAGCTATGCAGACATTAGAAGAGCGCGAGGCGAGAgacataatataatttgtaaAACTTCTTGCAACGTACTCATGGGCGTAACCAGGTCTAATTTTTAGGGGtttaatttgatattaatgatatattttgatatcaatttaggGTACGTTTAATCTAAGTAACTAAAAGTTGTATGGTATTCGTAGGCGCCttgcgttcgtgagtaacacgtgcAACGGAGATTTTAggctttctccgccgcggggggcgtgaccggctggacactcgagccgaCAGAgatttcagaccgtctactgaaacgccgagttctagctagacagtacgtatttgttgaaaccctagctgtcatggaagtaaacatgcaaacttcctagtagtttagctTATATTACGtgtataggcctggtataggtagtcgtcgttttgcgatcgtgatcaagacaattgaaatgtacagtctaggtatgcactcagttccgttgtaacgacggTGGTATGGTATtcactgacatagaaattgatatcagcaaacattgactatcaacagtgttagatgcagcacactGTGCTGCACAGTGTAGTAATTTacgtaaaggattgatcatactgtagtacgggacgtgtgaatagttgactgtaggtggcattcagctcctgaaggtgtttcttggttgtcgagtacacacagtccctagctacaatacaaaaggatggggcgacgacagttcatgaagcattttcgccgccgtttggtcacgtgcacgaatcgttcctagactcatTTGTAATCGGACACGGAAACAactttttaaggtaggtcctatctgAAACGTGGtggtggggaggagaaatttgagatttgtgtacacacacacacacacacacacgcacgcacgcacgcacacacacacacaccacactgtTGCCTTGCAACAGTTGAAAACAATGCATTCCACATGTGACGAGTAGGTGTAGCCTGTGACTACCAGTCCACTGCACACATAGCCTGTCTGGGAGAAGCGAATATTTTGAGCTCTGCATTCATTCCAGGATTTTAAGAATGATATATAGTTACTaatacagtgtacaagcaaaaaACACGTGGAAAACTAATAGATTACTTACAACAAgccaattaaaacaaaaatctaaaactgAAGTTCACCATTAAAAGAAAAAGCAAAACAATTAATAACATAAAGACTAGAACATCATTTATCGGGCTTTCTCATTGTAGTACTAtctaacaataataattattattaacagTTATTGAAGGCATAAAGCCAGCAGCAACATTGTGTCCTGACACTTCAAAGTTTCCAGAAGCTTTTATTTCATCATAACATTCGTTGCCTCGACCAAgattcaacaacaacaaatttgcAATATCAAATCTTCGTATTGCACTAAGACCCTCAATTAAACTGCCAATGATGGCTTTGTCTCCATATTCTTCAGACCACTTCTTTAGAAGGCAAATGAAAGGACTGTCACAAGGTATGGGTGGAGGAGATTCTCCAACCAGGCATTCCCACAATCCCCTCCAGTTCCCCTTTCGTTGTCCAACAGCACTGCCAGCTGATGCACTCCCACAAAGTGGTTGGTCAGGCCAAGGTTTCTCAGGCCAAGGTTTCTCAGGCCAAGGTTTCTCAGGCCAAGGTTTCTCAGGCCAAGGTTCCTCGTCATCCAGGAGTACTGCAACAGCCGTCAACAAAGGCTTAAGTCGATCTTGGGTTAGAAGATGCTGCACACTGTCTTTAACTACAATCCAATTATACAACTCATAAAGATTTCAATGCAATAATGTGCCACACTTAGTTAATACCTGATAGATAATTAGGCTTAGAGCTGTCTGTACTCTGAAAACAATCATGACCAACCTACACAGTCCATTTTCAATACTAACTGTACATACAGAAACttaaaagtaattaattatacttTATCATCTCTCAAACTAgcttcaaactgatcagagtCTCCTGTAACATCCGCTTCCTGCTTAAAAAGTAGACTGAACAAATGATAGGAATGTTTCACAATGAACCAAAAGTACCTTTTTGTCTTTAAACCATAAATGAAATAGTTCCGGTGTGGCCATCACTTTCCCATCATCACTTTTCAACTGAAATACACCTGAACGTTTCTTCTTGACTTTATAAAAGACAGAAAAATTCTGGTCTTCATTGAGAAATCCTCTCTGTAGCTTATCTAGACCAGGAAAATCCGTCCTCAACGTGTTTGCCACCTTGGATTGGACAATATTTCGAGCTTTCTCACAGTAACTGGCAGAGTGACTGTCAAACTTGTCATCAACTATGTACATTGACAATTGCAAATATCCATTTTTTAGAACCAAATGAAGTCTGTGACCGTCAACAACATTGAACACACCTGCTCGATAAAATAGCTGTGGCAAATACCTATACTTATTCACTAGATGAGCCAACAAGCGAGTAGCAAGTTGTTCAGGAATTCGACATTTCGGAAGACGAAACCAGAGGTGAGTAACCTTCTCTCCTACCTGCAAATAATCCTTCTCAAGCAACTGTTTACTTGGACACAGCAGAGAAGGTACAAAAAACGCCTTTAGACCTGGAACAGGCAAACTGTCAACACTAGAAGACATGGGCTGCCGAGATGCATTGCCACCAGATGTTCTCTGTGCTGGCAACATAAAAGGACATATAAGATCATATGATTCCATCAACTTTAGTATTTTCTGGTTCATTTCTTCTGAGCCTTCGAGTAGATACAATGCAAAAGAAAGTGTAAGAATGCCTTTCTGCTGCAAATCAGCCAAATCAGGCCAAAACCTACAATTAATGTCATTTTTCCAATGTATTGTCAGTACTTTGCAAAACTGTTCAGTCATCCATTGTGGATCAATGACTAATGACTTCTGATGCGTATCAAATAAGACAACAGGTCGATGAAGCACCACACCCTTTCTACTCAAAAATGCCACCGCTTTGTCAAAGTCTGCATCACCtctaaacaagttcaactgaCTGGCTAAGTGTATCAAATCTGTAAAAGACACAATCTGTACTTTGCTCCTAAGTTCTCTAATAACCATTGCAAGCTGAAACCATCGAACTGGTACTTTTTCTGTTCTATCAACAGCCCGTTTCTCAATAACATTCTTCAATACCCGAACACCTTCATCCAAATCTGTTTCTTTGCCTTTACCAGACAGTGTATTGTCAACACAAATAAATTCCCTGCCATTTTCACGACAAAGAATGTAGTCTTTATATGGCTTTCCATCTAACATCCTTCTCACATACTCAGACTGCTCACTTAGCAAACAATCTGAAACCTTTAGAGCTTGGTCTTTATGGGTTCCAACAAGGCACATACCAGGCATGCTACTACTTTGAGAAGTTATAAAAGCATGGGATAGCCATTCTTCCACAACTTCCCAGTTAGTCATGTGAAGCATGCCCCAAAAAAGTTCAGAAACTTCCTTATATATAAAAGATGAATGTTTGCAAGGATCCTGAAGACGAGTAGAAGCATCAAATACTATTAATTTCAGTGCCTCTCCGTCTAAAAAAGGAGCATGGCTGGGTTGGTACACAGTATGACCTCCATAATCAAACACTGACACAAGAATTTGACGGTCTTGACATTTCAGTGATAATTCTCCTCGATGGTATTGTCCTATCAATTGTTTTACTTCATCAGATATTTCGTCTGGTGATTCAGGCTTCACTTTAGATAGCAATTTCTTCACAAATTCCTCCGTAAAGTCACACTCTTGTGTCTCTTGAGTCTCAATGCTGCCACTTGTTTTGGTTGTTGGCTCAAGCTGTTTCAATGTTGTCGTTGTTTGGGTCTCTTGATTGTTACTGTTCACCGAATCCACCTGCACGTTTGAACTCGAAATCTCACTAGAGATAATTGACAGATGATTACCTTTTAGATTTCGTCCTGACCTCAATCTTTCAGCAATATTTGAAGCAATGAAATGATTACATAGTTGAGTTAAGTCTTCACCTTCTTTGGACACTTTCCAGTCTTGCAGATGACTAACAGCAATATCCATAGCTTTCACACCCTGTGTGCTTGATAAAGTACTTATGTAATGCTGTCCAGTCAATGACCGTGTCAGACTTGTCTTACCAACTTTATCTCGACCAACAACGTCAATGCGAAGAAAACTTACTTCAATGAAGCCATCAACAGTAAATTCATGACAatataaatgcaaacaaggATCCTGTGGAATGTACCCAGAAGAAGACAGAGAGCTTGCCATTGGGCTATCCCTACtttgtaatttctgctttgAAGCAACTTTTTGTTTTGAAGTAGTAGAATCTCCTTCACCTTGAACAACCAAACTATTTATTGATTCCTTTTGAGATGGAGTGCCAAGCTGATGTCcattttcttgtttctgtAATTCAGTCTCTAGTACACCACTGTTCTGATCAGAAAATGACAGTGTTTCTTCACTCAATGTCAACTGACCTGAACCATTTCCTTTCTCAGTTTGCATTGATTCAGCTAGACTCATACTAATTGCCAGATCAATTTCATGGTCATTAAAACCATCACTACCAACCAAACTGATTTGCATATCTTGCTTTAAATCTAGACTACCTGCACTCTGAGGCTGTCTTGATCGTGACTCTTGCAAGGACAATTTCAAAGCCTTCTGAAGGTCACCATCTTCCTGCAATGTTCCAGCTCTTTCTTGTGAAGGCGTGTTTTCATCATATAAATCTTCAATGCGCAATAGGCCTGCCTCATACATTTGTAACAAGTTGCCTTTGTAAAACTCATCCTGTGGAACACGAAACTCTATAAACTGTATGTTCCCATCACTTGGGACTGACAAATTC encodes the following:
- the LOC134185072 gene encoding uncharacterized protein LOC134185072 isoform X2, translating into MASSSFFPAHAGTKDLVEKYKGLIEREMSTEGELTVIEVFTSVEALVPLADNMLKHDTTTQESTRFTIKKDNVRGSFVSILRDLDAIDAGSEMVVSLTPHGATIAWSFCQAIVAFPQFLHITRHMTSLSSHLTADQAHSVTVPRSESSQRNKPFLQSVSSTSSGFQCGHSLGVARKFSSTNSAGLSESNWSREPEEQLHLHPALQSWQSSDLGLSAVDGDFSNRTTARQTVILIEQFAFHLFFMVTRIPYQVLGAQCNDLNHEYMTDGISNLSEVVAQYIDSSAVDLKLWPSSEVGGAANALKSSFEQIRKKVQRSLEEVRSGYVPASVGGASYGQIQREADQFSRDVRSHLQLREPHIIFIFDFHRKVAVLNSRWSAGFYKFGVGLNPMEARIFRNEAREFVVVTRSVPNIFTQLYLDAIQAARYHCSRFQLGQYNDCKEFGVQLTFVRFLSDHMKSNLSVPSDGNIQFIEFRVPQDEFYKGNLLQMYEAGLLRIEDLYDENTPSQERAGTLQEDGDLQKALKLSLQESRSRQPQSAGSLDLKQDMQISLVGSDGFNDHEIDLAISMSLAESMQTEKGNGSGQLTLSEETLSFSDQNSGVLETELQKQENGHQLGTPSQKESINSLVVQGEGDSTTSKQKVASKQKLQSRDSPMASSLSSSGYIPQDPCLHLYCHEFTVDGFIEVSFLRIDVVGRDKVGKTSLTRSLTGQHYISTLSSTQGVKAMDIAVSHLQDWKVSKEGEDLTQLCNHFIASNIAERLRSGRNLKGNHLSIISSEISSSNVQVDSVNSNNQETQTTTTLKQLEPTTKTSGSIETQETQECDFTEEFVKKLLSKVKPESPDEISDEVKQLIGQYHRGELSLKCQDRQILVSVFDYGGHTVYQPSHAPFLDGEALKLIVFDASTRLQDPCKHSSFIYKEVSELFWGMLHMTNWEVVEEWLSHAFITSQSSSMPGMCLVGTHKDQALKVSDCLLSEQSEYVRRMLDGKPYKDYILCRENGREFICVDNTLSGKGKETDLDEGVRVLKNVIEKRAVDRTEKVPVRWFQLAMVIRELRSKVQIVSFTDLIHLASQLNLFRGDADFDKAVAFLSRKGVVLHRPVVLFDTHQKSLVIDPQWMTEQFCKVLTIHWKNDINCRFWPDLADLQQKGILTLSFALYLLEGSEEMNQKILKLMESYDLICPFMLPAQRTSGGNASRQPMSSSVDSLPVPGLKAFFVPSLLCPSKQLLEKDYLQVGEKVTHLWFRLPKCRIPEQLATRLLAHLVNKYRYLPQLFYRAGVFNVVDGHRLHLVLKNGYLQLSMYIVDDKFDSHSASYCEKARNIVQSKVANTLRTDFPGLDKLQRGFLNEDQNFSVFYKVKKKRSGVFQLKSDDGKVMATPELFHLWFKDKKEADVTGDSDQFEASLRDDKVGHDCFQSTDSSKPNYLSVKDSVQHLLTQDRLKPLLTAVAVLLDDEEPWPEKPWPEKPWPEKPWPEKPWPDQPLCGSASAGSAVGQRKGNWRGLWECLVGESPPPIPCDSPFICLLKKWSEEYGDKAIIGSLIEGLSAIRRFDIANLLLLNLGRGNECYDEIKASGNFEVSGHNVAAGFMPSITVNNNYYC
- the LOC134185072 gene encoding uncharacterized protein LOC134185072 isoform X1, which produces MASSSFFPAHAGTKDLVEKYKGLIEREMSTEGELTVIEVFTSVEALVPLADNMLKHDTTTQESTRFTIKKDNVRGSFVSILRDLDAIDAGSEMVVSLTPHGATIAWSFCQAIVAFPQFLHITRHMTSLSSHLTADQAHSVTVPRSESSQRNKPFLQSVSSTSSGFQCGHSLGVARKFSSTNSAGLSESNWSREPEEQLHLHPALQSWQSSDLGLSAVDGDFSNRTTARQTVILIEQFAFHLFFMVTRIPYQVLGAQCNDLNHEYMTDGISNLSEVVAQYIDSSAVDLKLWPSSEVGGAANALKSSFEQIRKKVQRSLEEVRSGYVPASVGGASYGQIQREADQFSRDVRSHLQLREPHIIFIFDFHRKVAVLNSRWSAGFYKFGVGLNPMEARIFRNEAREFVVVTRSVPNIFTQLYLDAIQAARYHCSRFQLGQYNDCKEFGVQLTFVRFLSDHMKSNLSVPSDGNIQFIEFRVPQDEFYKGNLLQMYEAGLLRIEDLYDENTPSQERAGTLQEDGDLQKALKLSLQESRSRQPQSAGSLDLKQDMQISLVGSDGFNDHEIDLAISMSLAESMQTEKGNGSGQLTLSEETLSFSDQNSGVLETELQKQENGHQLGTPSQKESINSLVVQGEGDSTTSKQKVASKQKLQSRDSPMASSLSSSGYIPQDPCLHLYCHEFTVDGFIEVSFLRIDVVGRDKVGKTSLTRSLTGQHYISTLSSTQGVKAMDIAVSHLQDWKVSKEGEDLTQLCNHFIASNIAERLRSGRNLKGNHLSIISSEISSSNVQVDSVNSNNQETQTTTTLKQLEPTTKTSGSIETQETQECDFTEEFVKKLLSKVKPESPDEISDEVKQLIGQYHRGELSLKCQDRQILVSVFDYGGHTVYQPSHAPFLDGEALKLIVFDASTRLQDPCKHSSFIYKEVSELFWGMLHMTNWEVVEEWLSHAFITSQSSSMPGMCLVGTHKDQALKVSDCLLSEQSEYVRRMLDGKPYKDYILCRENGREFICVDNTLSGKGKETDLDEGVRVLKNVIEKRAVDRTEKVPVRWFQLAMVIRELRSKVQIVSFTDLIHLASQLNLFRGDADFDKAVAFLSRKGVVLHRPVVLFDTHQKSLVIDPQWMTEQFCKVLTIHWKNDINCRFWPDLADLQQKGILTLSFALYLLEGSEEMNQKILKLMESYDLICPFMLPAQRTSGGNASRQPMSSSVDSLPVPGLKAFFVPSLLCPSKQLLEKDYLQVGEKVTHLWFRLPKCRIPEQLATRLLAHLVNKYRYLPQLFYRAGVFNVVDGHRLHLVLKNGYLQLSMYIVDDKFDSHSASYCEKARNIVQSKVANTLRTDFPGLDKLQRGFLNEDQNFSVFYKVKKKRSGVFQLKSDDGKVMATPELFHLWFKDKKQEADVTGDSDQFEASLRDDKVGHDCFQSTDSSKPNYLSVKDSVQHLLTQDRLKPLLTAVAVLLDDEEPWPEKPWPEKPWPEKPWPEKPWPDQPLCGSASAGSAVGQRKGNWRGLWECLVGESPPPIPCDSPFICLLKKWSEEYGDKAIIGSLIEGLSAIRRFDIANLLLLNLGRGNECYDEIKASGNFEVSGHNVAAGFMPSITVNNNYYC
- the LOC134185072 gene encoding uncharacterized protein LOC134185072 isoform X3, with translation MTVLTMFTNVIDILVIIDNVRGSFVSILRDLDAIDAGSEMVVSLTPHGATIAWSFCQAIVAFPQFLHITRHMTSLSSHLTADQAHSVTVPRSESSQRNKPFLQSVSSTSSGFQCGHSLGVARKFSSTNSAGLSESNWSREPEEQLHLHPALQSWQSSDLGLSAVDGDFSNRTTARQTVILIEQFAFHLFFMVTRIPYQVLGAQCNDLNHEYMTDGISNLSEVVAQYIDSSAVDLKLWPSSEVGGAANALKSSFEQIRKKVQRSLEEVRSGYVPASVGGASYGQIQREADQFSRDVRSHLQLREPHIIFIFDFHRKVAVLNSRWSAGFYKFGVGLNPMEARIFRNEAREFVVVTRSVPNIFTQLYLDAIQAARYHCSRFQLGQYNDCKEFGVQLTFVRFLSDHMKSNLSVPSDGNIQFIEFRVPQDEFYKGNLLQMYEAGLLRIEDLYDENTPSQERAGTLQEDGDLQKALKLSLQESRSRQPQSAGSLDLKQDMQISLVGSDGFNDHEIDLAISMSLAESMQTEKGNGSGQLTLSEETLSFSDQNSGVLETELQKQENGHQLGTPSQKESINSLVVQGEGDSTTSKQKVASKQKLQSRDSPMASSLSSSGYIPQDPCLHLYCHEFTVDGFIEVSFLRIDVVGRDKVGKTSLTRSLTGQHYISTLSSTQGVKAMDIAVSHLQDWKVSKEGEDLTQLCNHFIASNIAERLRSGRNLKGNHLSIISSEISSSNVQVDSVNSNNQETQTTTTLKQLEPTTKTSGSIETQETQECDFTEEFVKKLLSKVKPESPDEISDEVKQLIGQYHRGELSLKCQDRQILVSVFDYGGHTVYQPSHAPFLDGEALKLIVFDASTRLQDPCKHSSFIYKEVSELFWGMLHMTNWEVVEEWLSHAFITSQSSSMPGMCLVGTHKDQALKVSDCLLSEQSEYVRRMLDGKPYKDYILCRENGREFICVDNTLSGKGKETDLDEGVRVLKNVIEKRAVDRTEKVPVRWFQLAMVIRELRSKVQIVSFTDLIHLASQLNLFRGDADFDKAVAFLSRKGVVLHRPVVLFDTHQKSLVIDPQWMTEQFCKVLTIHWKNDINCRFWPDLADLQQKGILTLSFALYLLEGSEEMNQKILKLMESYDLICPFMLPAQRTSGGNASRQPMSSSVDSLPVPGLKAFFVPSLLCPSKQLLEKDYLQVGEKVTHLWFRLPKCRIPEQLATRLLAHLVNKYRYLPQLFYRAGVFNVVDGHRLHLVLKNGYLQLSMYIVDDKFDSHSASYCEKARNIVQSKVANTLRTDFPGLDKLQRGFLNEDQNFSVFYKVKKKRSGVFQLKSDDGKVMATPELFHLWFKDKKQEADVTGDSDQFEASLRDDKVGHDCFQSTDSSKPNYLSVKDSVQHLLTQDRLKPLLTAVAVLLDDEEPWPEKPWPEKPWPEKPWPEKPWPDQPLCGSASAGSAVGQRKGNWRGLWECLVGESPPPIPCDSPFICLLKKWSEEYGDKAIIGSLIEGLSAIRRFDIANLLLLNLGRGNECYDEIKASGNFEVSGHNVAAGFMPSITVNNNYYC